The following proteins come from a genomic window of Girardinichthys multiradiatus isolate DD_20200921_A chromosome 8, DD_fGirMul_XY1, whole genome shotgun sequence:
- the spout1 gene encoding putative methyltransferase C9orf114 homolog isoform X1, with protein sequence MSTDSTEKEPKPASSQFGDQIPWKKRKAELKEKQKQWKKAKLIKQLEKQKLRDAAERVKQEESPSKKGRAYTVSVALPGSVLDNAQSPELRTYLAGQIARACVVFNIDEIIVFDEQGEDVKTVEGEFKGVGKKGHACIQLARILQYIECPQYLRKWFFPMHKDLQYAGLLNPLDSPHHMRIDEESEYREGRVLNKPPKQGKGSLVNCGMRKDVRIDKQLQPDLRVTVKLNKTQNQENRLYKGVVVAPHVPRTEGGLYWGYTVRLASCLSSVFTESPYKEGYDLTVGTSERGSSVDQVTVSPFKHLLVVFGGLQGLEASLDADQNLEATDPSVLFDLYLNTCPGQGSRTIRTEEAILISMAALRQKITAAFSDVSSSS encoded by the exons ATGTCGACGGATAGTACAGAGAAAGAACCTAAACCTGCGTCCTCTCAG TTCGGGGACCAGATTCCCTGGAAGAAAAGGAAAGCAGAAT TAAAGGAGAAACAAAAGCAGTGGAAAAAGGCTAAACTCATCAAACAGTTAGAGAAGCAGAAACTGCGCGATGCTGCAGAGAGAGTGAAGCAGGAGGAAAGCCCAAGTAAAAAAG GTCGAGCTTACACAGTGAGCGTGGCCCTCCCGGGCTCCGTCCTGGACAACGCTCAGTCTCCTGAGCTCCGAACGTACCTGGCCGGACAGATCGCCCGAGCCTGCGTCGTGTTCAACATCGACGAGATCATAGTATTCGACGAGCAAGGGGAAGACGTCAA GACTGTTGAAGGAGAGTTTAAAGGTGTTGGAAAGAAGGGCCATGCGTGCATTCAGCTTGCCAGAATACTTCAGTACATAGAGTGTCCCCA GTATCTACGCAAGTGGTTTTTCCCAATGCATAAAGACTTACAATATGCAG GTTTGCTCAATCCTCTGGACAGTCCTCATCACATGAGGATAGATGAAGAGTCAGAATACCGTGAAGGAAGAGTCCTCAACAAGCCGCCCAAACAAGGAAAGGGCTCTTTGGTAAACTGTGGAATGAGGAAG GACGTCCGTATCGATAAACAACTGCAGCCAGATCTACGAGTTACAGTGAAGCTCAATAAGACACAGAATCAAG AAAACAGACTTTATAAAGGTGTTGTGGTGGCTCCTCATGTGCCCAGGACAGAGGGGGGTCTTTACTGGGGGTACACAGTCCGCCTGGCATCCTGCCTGA GTTCAGTTTTCACAGAGAGTCCATATAAAGAAGGGTATGACCTGACTGTTGGCACCTCAGAGAGAGGCAGCAGCGTGGATCAAGTAACAGTGTCACCATTCAA GCACCTTTTGGTAGTTTTTGGAGGTCTCCAGGGTTTGGAAGCCAGTCTGGATGCAGACCAGAACCTGGAAGCGACTGACCCCAGTGTCTTATTTGATCTGTACCTTAACACATGTCCCGGTCAGGGCAGCAGGACCATTAGAACTGAG GAGGCTATTCTGATCTCCATGGCGGCACTGAGACAGAAGATCACAGCTGCTTTTTCAGATGTTTCCAGTAGttcttaa
- the st6galnac6 gene encoding alpha-N-acetylgalactosaminide alpha-2,6-sialyltransferase 6 isoform X1, whose translation MGLRISGKGQQSHKMVIFFAVFILTTLLILYGSNSSNDGVYIPFHVAINHAIKTDLKKWSGRDGYMPIYGNKSITLHCHNCALVTSSSHILGSRAGDEVDQTECVIRMNDAPTSGYESDVGNRTTLRVVAHASVFRVVRRPNEYLRRTDSNSTIIFWGPPNKIGKDAKGTLFRLIQRVSMTYGNLSFFSITPTKMRKFDNLFNRETGRDRQRSHSWLSTGWFTMVIAIEVCDNIKVYGMVPPNYCGRKPVSKKMPYHYYKPRGPDECLMYLQNESGRRGNHHRFITEKQVFARWAKQYNITFANPKWKNAWKGKKMNKRRIQL comes from the exons ATGGGGCTCCGGATCAGTGGCAAG GGTCAACAGAGCCACAAGATGGTGATCTTCTTTGCCGTCTTCATCTTGACAACACTCCTCATCCTCTATGGCTCCAACAGTAGCAATGATGGCGTCTACATTCCCTTTCACGTGGCCATCAATCACGCCATCAAGACAGACCTCAAGAAGTGGTCTGGCAGAGATGGCTACATGCCAATTTATGGAAACAAA AGTATAACCCTGCACTGCCACAACTGTGCGCTGGTAACAAGCTCCAGCCACATCCTTGGTAGCCGGGCGGGGGATGAGGTTGACCAAACGGAGTGTGTGATCCGCATGAACGATGCCCCCACATCAGGTTATGAGTCCGACGTCGGCAACCGGACCACCCTCAGGGTTGTAGCCCATGCCAGTGTCTTCAGGGTGGTGCGGAGGCCTAATGAGTATCTGCGGCGTACAGACAGCAACTCCACAATCATTTTCTGGGGACCCCCCAATAAGATCGGGAAAGATGCTAAGGGAACCTTGTTCAGATTGATCCAGAGGGTCAGCATGACCTACGGCAACCTGTCGTTTTTCAGTATTACGCCGACCAAAATGCGAAAATTTGATAACCTGTTTAACAGAGAGACAGGACGGGACAG ACAAAGGTCTCACTCTTGGTTGAGCACTGGCTGGTTCACAATGGTCATAGCCATTGAAGTGTGTGATAACATCAAAGTATATGGGATGGTTCCACCAAATTACTGCGG aagaaaacctgtgtCCAAGAAGATGCCCTACCACTACTACAAACCCAGGGGGCCCGATGAATGTCTAATGTACCTCCAGAATGAAAGCGGCCGCAGGGGAAACCACCATCGCTTCATCACAGAGAAACAGGTGTTTGCACGCTGGGCCAAGCAGTACAACATCACATTCGCTAACCCTAAATG GAAGAATGCCTGGAAGGGGAAGAAGATGAACAAGAGGAGGATCCAGCTCTGA
- the st6galnac6 gene encoding alpha-N-acetylgalactosaminide alpha-2,6-sialyltransferase 6 isoform X2, translated as MGLRISGKGQQSHKMVIFFAVFILTTLLILYGSNSSNDGVYIPFHVAINHAIKTDLKKWSGRDGYMPIYGNKSITLHCHNCALVTSSSHILGSRAGDEVDQTECVIRMNDAPTSGYESDVGNRTTLRVVAHASVFRVVRRPNEYLRRTDSNSTIIFWGPPNKIGKDAKGTLFRLIQRVSMTYGNLSFFSITPTKMRKFDNLFNRETGRDRQRSHSWLSTGWFTMVIAIEVCDNIKVYGMVPPNYCGRKPVSKKMPYHYYKPRGPDECLMYLQNESGRRGNHHRFITEKQVFARWAKQYNITFANPKW; from the exons ATGGGGCTCCGGATCAGTGGCAAG GGTCAACAGAGCCACAAGATGGTGATCTTCTTTGCCGTCTTCATCTTGACAACACTCCTCATCCTCTATGGCTCCAACAGTAGCAATGATGGCGTCTACATTCCCTTTCACGTGGCCATCAATCACGCCATCAAGACAGACCTCAAGAAGTGGTCTGGCAGAGATGGCTACATGCCAATTTATGGAAACAAA AGTATAACCCTGCACTGCCACAACTGTGCGCTGGTAACAAGCTCCAGCCACATCCTTGGTAGCCGGGCGGGGGATGAGGTTGACCAAACGGAGTGTGTGATCCGCATGAACGATGCCCCCACATCAGGTTATGAGTCCGACGTCGGCAACCGGACCACCCTCAGGGTTGTAGCCCATGCCAGTGTCTTCAGGGTGGTGCGGAGGCCTAATGAGTATCTGCGGCGTACAGACAGCAACTCCACAATCATTTTCTGGGGACCCCCCAATAAGATCGGGAAAGATGCTAAGGGAACCTTGTTCAGATTGATCCAGAGGGTCAGCATGACCTACGGCAACCTGTCGTTTTTCAGTATTACGCCGACCAAAATGCGAAAATTTGATAACCTGTTTAACAGAGAGACAGGACGGGACAG ACAAAGGTCTCACTCTTGGTTGAGCACTGGCTGGTTCACAATGGTCATAGCCATTGAAGTGTGTGATAACATCAAAGTATATGGGATGGTTCCACCAAATTACTGCGG aagaaaacctgtgtCCAAGAAGATGCCCTACCACTACTACAAACCCAGGGGGCCCGATGAATGTCTAATGTACCTCCAGAATGAAAGCGGCCGCAGGGGAAACCACCATCGCTTCATCACAGAGAAACAGGTGTTTGCACGCTGGGCCAAGCAGTACAACATCACATTCGCTAACCCTAAATGGTGA
- the spout1 gene encoding putative methyltransferase C9orf114 homolog isoform X2, with protein sequence MSTDSTEKEPKPASSQFGDQIPWKKRKAELKEKQKQWKKAKLIKQLEKQKLRDAAERVKQEESPSKKGRAYTVSVALPGSVLDNAQSPELRTYLAGQIARACVVFNIDEIIVFDEQGEDVKTVEGEFKGVGKKGHACIQLARILQYIECPQYLRKWFFPMHKDLQYAGLLNPLDSPHHMRIDEESEYREGRVLNKPPKQGKGSLVNCGMRKDVRIDKQLQPDLRVTVKLNKTQNQENRLYKGVVVAPHVPRTEGGLYWGYTVRLASCLSSVFTESPYKEGYDLTVGTSERGSSVDQVTVSPFK encoded by the exons ATGTCGACGGATAGTACAGAGAAAGAACCTAAACCTGCGTCCTCTCAG TTCGGGGACCAGATTCCCTGGAAGAAAAGGAAAGCAGAAT TAAAGGAGAAACAAAAGCAGTGGAAAAAGGCTAAACTCATCAAACAGTTAGAGAAGCAGAAACTGCGCGATGCTGCAGAGAGAGTGAAGCAGGAGGAAAGCCCAAGTAAAAAAG GTCGAGCTTACACAGTGAGCGTGGCCCTCCCGGGCTCCGTCCTGGACAACGCTCAGTCTCCTGAGCTCCGAACGTACCTGGCCGGACAGATCGCCCGAGCCTGCGTCGTGTTCAACATCGACGAGATCATAGTATTCGACGAGCAAGGGGAAGACGTCAA GACTGTTGAAGGAGAGTTTAAAGGTGTTGGAAAGAAGGGCCATGCGTGCATTCAGCTTGCCAGAATACTTCAGTACATAGAGTGTCCCCA GTATCTACGCAAGTGGTTTTTCCCAATGCATAAAGACTTACAATATGCAG GTTTGCTCAATCCTCTGGACAGTCCTCATCACATGAGGATAGATGAAGAGTCAGAATACCGTGAAGGAAGAGTCCTCAACAAGCCGCCCAAACAAGGAAAGGGCTCTTTGGTAAACTGTGGAATGAGGAAG GACGTCCGTATCGATAAACAACTGCAGCCAGATCTACGAGTTACAGTGAAGCTCAATAAGACACAGAATCAAG AAAACAGACTTTATAAAGGTGTTGTGGTGGCTCCTCATGTGCCCAGGACAGAGGGGGGTCTTTACTGGGGGTACACAGTCCGCCTGGCATCCTGCCTGA GTTCAGTTTTCACAGAGAGTCCATATAAAGAAGGGTATGACCTGACTGTTGGCACCTCAGAGAGAGGCAGCAGCGTGGATCAAGTAACAGTGTCACCATTCAAGTAG